The Paenibacillus sp. JNUCC32 sequence ACGATTCACTCGAGGGTATCTTCGACTCTAATACGGACGTAGCGCGCCTATCGAAAATGGGCGGCGGCATCGGCGTTTACCTCGGCAAGGTGCGCGCAAGAGGATCGGACATCCGCGGCCATAAGAACACGTCAAGCGGCGTCATTCCGTGGATTCGGCAGCTCAACAATACGGCCGTCAGCGTAGACCAGCTCGGCACACGTAAAGGCGCAATCGCCGTCTATCTCGACGTATTCCACAAGGATATCCTAGCGTTCCTTGACCTCAAATTAAACAACGGAGACGAGCGGATGCGCGCGCATGATATCTTCCACGGCGTCTGCATTCCGGATCTCTTCATGGAAACGGTCGAGCAGCGCGGCGAGTGGGCGCTATTCTGTCCGCATGAAGTCCGCAAAACATTCGGATGGGGCCTCGAAGACTTCTACGATGAGGAAGTCGGCGCCGGCTCATTCCGCGAGAAGTACGCCGAAGCGCTGGCGCATCCGTTGTTACCGCGAATTACCGTGCAGGCGATCGATATTATGAAGCGCATTATGAAGTCGCAACTTGAGACCGGCACGCCGTACATGTTTTATCGAGATACCGTCAACCGCGCGAACCCGAACAGTCATCGCGGCATGATCTATTCGTCGAATCTGTGTACGGAAATCATGCAGAATCAATCGCCGACCGTGACGGAAACTGAGGAACTCGTAACGAAGGACGGTCAAACGCGCATCATCATTACGAAGGTGCCAGGCGATTTCGTCGTATGTAACTTGAACTCGATTCACTTGGCGCGTGCTGTTCCGGACGGCGTCCTCGACCGCTTGATTCCGATACAAGTCCGCATGCTCGATAACGTTATCGATATCAACAATATCGAAATCCTGCAGGCGCAATATACGAATCAGCAATACCGCGCGGTCGGACTCGGTACGTTCGGTCTCCACCACCTACTCGCGCTTGAGGGTATCCGCTGGGAATCGGACGAAGCCGTCGCCTACAACGACCGCCTGTACGAAGACATCGCGTATTTGACGATAAAGGCGAGCGCTGACCTGGCGAAAGAAAAAGGCGCATATCCTGCGTTCGAGGGCAGCGATTGGCATAGCGGAGAGTATTTCGCTAAACGCGGTTATATCGATCCAGTAGCGGACACTATCGTTGCCGACGACAGATGGGCGCAGTTAACGCTGCAGGTCGTTCAGCACGGAATCCGTAACGGCTATTTACTCGCGATCGCACCGAATGGCTCAACGTCCATTATCGCGGGTTCGACCGCCAGTATCGACCCAATTTACGAGCTGCTGTCGTACGAGGAAAAGACGACGTATAAAATCGCTAATCCTGCGCCAGACCTTTCGCCGGCCACGATGTGGTACTACAAGACCGCGTTCACTATCGATCAGCACTGGTCGATTAAGGCGGCCGCAGTCCGTCAGCGTCACGTTGACCAAGCGCAATCATTCAATCTTTACGTAACGCCGGATATTAAGGCGAGCGCATTCTTGGCGCTTCATATTGACGCGTGGAAGTCCGGAATCAAGAGTAGCTACTACATTAGAAGCCGTGCATTAACGATTGAGGAATGTCAGAGTTGTTCGTCTTAATACGATGAGGGGGCTGCAGATGAGTGGTCGAGAAACGTGGAGACGTATCGAGGGGTTTTGCAACTACGAGGTCAGCGATACCGGCTTAGTTAGGAACATAACCACACGTAGAGTTATGAGAGGAAACCCTATTAAAGGAGGGTATCTACAAATATGTCTGGTTAGCCCTTCACGCGAAAGAAAGATGTTCTTAGTTCACCGCCTAGTCGCTATTGCTTTCATCCCTAATCCCGATGGTTTACCAGAAGTTAATCATAGAAACGGGATTAAAACTGATAATTTCGTATCCAATCTTGAGTGGTGTGATCGCAAATATAACATCAGGCACGCGTTTGCTACCGGACTTTTTGACGGCAGGAGGGTTAGGGGAGAGGATAACGGTAATTCGAAACTAAAAGATTATCAAAGGATGGAGATATTAGCCGACCAACGGACACTCTCGGAGATAGCTAAAGACTACGGGGTGACTCCGCAGGCTATATGGCACATAAAACATAAGTTTAAAGCTTCATAACTCACCTGCTGCAAATAACGAATAGGAGGGCGATATCTTGCGCCA is a genomic window containing:
- a CDS encoding ribonucleoside-diphosphate reductase subunit alpha, whose protein sequence is MTHTPQYVTKPNNRRLTFDPGRLSTFADRILSGLAGVDKTQLLRGVNAKLRAESVSGDEITTAFAMSALELVTKETPEWKFAAARALLTTLYKKAAVNRRYKAYSDRPYGAFLPLVSELVERGIYREELLSAYTPEQIAALGECIDYRRDLLFDYIGLLTLQERYLATDFEGRVMELPQERYMVIAMFLMQNEPADKRLDLVKEAYWAMSNLYMTVATPTLSNAGKATGGQLSSCFIDTVDDSLEGIFDSNTDVARLSKMGGGIGVYLGKVRARGSDIRGHKNTSSGVIPWIRQLNNTAVSVDQLGTRKGAIAVYLDVFHKDILAFLDLKLNNGDERMRAHDIFHGVCIPDLFMETVEQRGEWALFCPHEVRKTFGWGLEDFYDEEVGAGSFREKYAEALAHPLLPRITVQAIDIMKRIMKSQLETGTPYMFYRDTVNRANPNSHRGMIYSSNLCTEIMQNQSPTVTETEELVTKDGQTRIIITKVPGDFVVCNLNSIHLARAVPDGVLDRLIPIQVRMLDNVIDINNIEILQAQYTNQQYRAVGLGTFGLHHLLALEGIRWESDEAVAYNDRLYEDIAYLTIKASADLAKEKGAYPAFEGSDWHSGEYFAKRGYIDPVADTIVADDRWAQLTLQVVQHGIRNGYLLAIAPNGSTSIIAGSTASIDPIYELLSYEEKTTYKIANPAPDLSPATMWYYKTAFTIDQHWSIKAAAVRQRHVDQAQSFNLYVTPDIKASAFLALHIDAWKSGIKSSYYIRSRALTIEECQSCSS
- a CDS encoding NUMOD4 domain-containing protein, with protein sequence MSGRETWRRIEGFCNYEVSDTGLVRNITTRRVMRGNPIKGGYLQICLVSPSRERKMFLVHRLVAIAFIPNPDGLPEVNHRNGIKTDNFVSNLEWCDRKYNIRHAFATGLFDGRRVRGEDNGNSKLKDYQRMEILADQRTLSEIAKDYGVTPQAIWHIKHKFKAS